CCAAATCTAATGCCATATCGAATGTTTCTTCGATTGCTTTTGCAGGTACTGTTGTGGGGCAATTGGTTTTCGGGTATATTTCTGATAACATTGCCAGAAAAGGAGGTATGCTCAGTGCTAACATTATGTTGATTTTTTTCACATTATTATGTACGGTTGGAACTTGGGAGAGAAATGGGGATCCTACTTCATTATTCACTGCACTTACAGTTTTCCGTTTTTTCTTAGGGATTGGAATTGGTGCTGAATATCCTACTGCTTCGGTTATTGCATCAGAATTTGCTAATCAGTTACCTGAAGGCAAGAGAAACCGTTATTTTGTTTGGTTTACGAATTTCATGATTGATACTGGTTTCGTTGTAAGTGCTTTTGTTCCGTTGGTCTGTCTTTGGATATTCAGAGAACATAACTTGGAACCAGTATGGAGATTGACTTTAGGTATAGGTGCGATTCCACccatttctttatttttcatgagattgaagatgaaagaTAGTGaatcatttcaaaaaatgagTATGAAAAAGGTCAAGAAGGTTCCTtatctattgatattgaaattctaCTGGTTTAGATTGACCATTGTTTCTTTAATCTGGtttatttatgatttcTCAGCCTACTCCTTTGGTATTTATTCATCAGTCATTCTTCAGCATGTTGTTCCTGATGGAAATTTATACCAGACCTTCGGATGGAATGTTGTATTTAACTTGTTTTACATTCCTGGTGCATTTTTAGGAGCATTACTCTCGGATTACATTGGGCCTAGATTTAGTATCGTTCTAGGTACCTTTTTACAAGGCATCGTTGGGTTTATCATGTCTGGCTGCTAtccaaaattgaaagagcATATTGGTGCGtttgttgttgtttatGGTATATTTTCTACCTTGGGTGAATTAGGTCCAGGTGATAATATTGGAGCAGTAGCTTCTAAAACGAGTGCAACTTCTGTACGTGGGACCTATTATGGTATTGCTGCCGCAATGGGAAAAATCGGTGCATTTGTTGGTACTTATGTTTTCCCTATTATCATTAAGAATGCTGGTGGTGAAGAAACTGATAAAGGTAACCAGGCACCTTTTTATGTTTCATCAGCGTTATGTATGTTTTCAGCTTTTTTGGCTTTATTTTTCTGTCCATCAGTTGGACAGAATGCAATCAACCAAGAGGACTAcgatttcattaattatCTTAAGGCCAATAATTACGACGTTAGTCAAATAGGTGATGGTTCTTTTGATAGCGACAACGGCATTGAAGAAGTCTTTGTTAATGATAAGGAAAAAAAGTCTGAGGGTATTAATGTTGAGTCAGATGTAGAATCTTCTGATTAGGATTAACTCTTTTGACGACCTTTTATTTTTTCTCCAAAAATTTAGATTTGGAGCTTCAGTTCAATTTAGGCGTTGCAttctatttttatttatttctatttgTTATTCACTTATAGGTGGATAGTCATTTTCACAATCAATTTCAGTTACCAGTTAGCTGTAAAATAAGTCAGTGACAATAGTATAATTACAAACTACacaatttaataaatctttttttttcgtaAAATTTTAACAcctatatattaattttataatcCTAATCTATATATTACCATACCAATAAACAGAGTTGATTATTGTTCCATTGATGCATCTTCATATTGTTCATCTCTTTCAACACCGGCTTCCACGCTAGCATTCGAACCTTCGATTTGGttaacaatttcatcaGTGACGCTTTCATCTTCGCTTTCAACATTGATTGAAAGTATGTTCTCTTGATTTTCATTaggaattattaattctaattcaCCATTTCTTAAAAACTTAGCtttaatttgattgaattttataacTTTGTCAAATTGGAAATGCttttcaaatctaattTCGTGGTTTGCGAAATCTTGGATTAAAGATTCGGTATCTTCTTGAACTTCTTCAGAGTCAGAACTGTCGGAGTCTGAGCTCGAAAATtcagaatcagaatcaGAGTCATCTGATTCAGAAGAACTTGATGATTCAGAATCGGATAATTCCGAATCtgaggatgatgatgacgatgatgacgatgacgagGAGtcagatgatgatgacgatgaagcTTGAACATCAGCAACGTCTTCGTTAGCTTCCTtgtcttcttccttttcaccttcaatttcttgaatttcttcttgaatttcttcttcaatttcttcgtcgtcACTATCAGcatcaaaattgaatctACCACTAATAACTAATTCattcttatttttgatgaaatctATTTTTAATTCGTCTTTCACTATTGATGGGAACCTTAAGTTTAATTTATACGTGTGATCATCTAAATCCACTAATTCACAGTCCTTACTGTTTTGTAAATCTTCAGATAAATCAATCAtagcaatttcttcatcggAGTCATCAGCACGTAACAAAAATTGTTCTGGGATTTCTTCATCGGAATAGTCAGATTCAATTTCGTAGTCACTACCATAGCTATCTGGCAAGTCAAACCTATGTCTGTAAATAGTAATACCTTCATCTTCAGATGAATCAGAGGACTCATCATAAAAAGCATCACATGCATCGcatatatcaaattttgaTTCGTCTTCAGAGCCAGAGTCCATATCGGATTCCACTTCTATGTATTCAGTTTCTGAATCTAAGTCAGATTCAGATGGAACTGAGACCTCGTCTTCACTGACTAAATCATCTGCAAATACTTGTCTGACATTTTCGAGTTGTAATTGATCGGTTAAGTCTTCTTCGTCAGatgaatattcaatatcaagATCAGTTTCACTTTCACTATCCGAGTCCATATCAGAATCATCAGAATCATCAGAATCACTGTCAGATGAACTTTCATCGGATGCATCATCATACTCACCAC
The nucleotide sequence above comes from Debaryomyces hansenii CBS767 chromosome A complete sequence. Encoded proteins:
- a CDS encoding DEHA2D10802p (similar to CA1138|CaIFN3 Candida albicans CaIFN3 or CA1137|CaIFN1 Candida albicans CaIFN1); translated protein: MSSRDLPKSFNELAFSWRRHLNDEVTLRRRRGPDIELSSDSEATDKKKDKVQMKTLWPAFCSGAGLFSDGYVNNSIGTVSTCLKSIYGDAYSKSNAISNVSSIAFAGTVVGQLVFGYISDNIARKGGMLSANIMLIFFTLLCTVGTWERNGDPTSLFTALTVFRFFLGIGIGAEYPTASVIASEFANQLPEGKRNRYFVWFTNFMIDTGFVVSAFVPLVCLWIFREHNLEPVWRLTLGIGAIPPISLFFMRLKMKDSESFQKMSMKKVKKVPYLLILKFYWFRLTIVSLIWFIYDFSAYSFGIYSSVILQHVVPDGNLYQTFGWNVVFNLFYIPGAFLGALLSDYIGPRFSIVLGTFLQGIVGFIMSGCYPKLKEHIGAFVVVYGIFSTLGELGPGDNIGAVASKTSATSVRGTYYGIAAAMGKIGAFVGTYVFPIIIKNAGGEETDKGNQAPFYVSSALCMFSAFLALFFCPSVGQNAINQEDYDFINYLKANNYDVSQIGDGSFDSDNGIEEVFVNDKEKKSEGINVESDVESSD
- a CDS encoding DEHA2D10824p (no similarity), whose product is MPAYRPSNRYNRKNYFTPKPTANKGKQYRKYYHQQPSKVVYVEEPDSELESEPESEETDYSEEVEDCDIESEVYEFDLNDNQQPEFEYYESSDYDTEDYNDIVDLNDELENAAIDRLDSRGKVYDLNDELVRYYDDSDSESESESELDSELDSELDSDSEFDSELEAELALYEPEDILDIIDLNDQLQAEALKQITGGEYDDASDESSSDSDSDDSDDSDMDSDSESETDLDIEYSSDEEDLTDQLQLENVRQVFADDLVSEDEVSVPSESDLDSETEYIEVESDMDSGSEDESKFDICDACDAFYDESSDSSEDEGITIYRHRFDLPDSYGSDYEIESDYSDEEIPEQFLLRADDSDEEIAMIDLSEDLQNSKDCELVDLDDHTYKLNLRFPSIVKDELKIDFIKNKNELVISGRFNFDADSDDEEIEEEIQEEIQEIEGEKEEDKEANEDVADVQASSSSSSDSSSSSSSSSSSSDSELSDSESSSSSESDDSDSDSEFSSSDSDSSDSEEVQEDTESLIQDFANHEIRFEKHFQFDKVIKFNQIKAKFLRNGELELIIPNENQENILSINVESEDESVTDEIVNQIEGSNASVEAGVERDEQYEDASMEQ